In one window of Duganella dendranthematis DNA:
- a CDS encoding PPK2 family polyphosphate kinase: MTHNARQRFRAPPKLKLRDEDADDDVFSSRAANPKLRKSKAKALDLERTAALIDRIAALQDKLYAQHKQKVLLVLQGTDTGGKDGTVRALFKGISPMGLRAVAFKGPTDAELAHDYLWRVHQYVPANGEIAIFNRSHYEDVLITKVQGWIDDDECKRRYAQIRDFERMLAETGTVIIKVFLHISKEEQRERLQERLDDPDKQWKFNPEDIKQREKWDDYQRAYEKAIRETDAPHAPWYVVPANSKTHRNLVIASLLLETLEGMDLSYPPPHPDLSSFTVE; the protein is encoded by the coding sequence ATGACACACAATGCCCGCCAGCGCTTTCGCGCCCCGCCTAAACTCAAGCTTCGCGATGAAGACGCCGACGATGACGTCTTCTCCAGCCGTGCCGCCAATCCGAAGCTGCGCAAGTCCAAGGCCAAGGCGCTCGACCTGGAACGCACCGCCGCGCTGATCGACCGCATCGCCGCTTTGCAGGACAAGCTGTACGCGCAGCACAAGCAGAAAGTGCTGCTGGTCCTGCAAGGCACGGACACCGGCGGCAAGGACGGCACGGTGCGCGCGCTGTTCAAGGGCATCAGCCCGATGGGCTTGCGCGCCGTGGCTTTTAAAGGGCCGACCGACGCCGAACTGGCGCACGATTACCTGTGGCGCGTGCACCAGTACGTGCCGGCCAACGGCGAGATCGCCATCTTCAACCGCAGTCATTACGAAGATGTGTTGATCACCAAGGTGCAGGGCTGGATCGATGACGACGAGTGCAAGCGCCGCTACGCGCAGATTCGCGACTTCGAACGCATGCTGGCGGAAACGGGCACGGTGATCATCAAGGTATTCCTGCACATCTCGAAGGAAGAACAGCGCGAGCGCTTGCAGGAGCGCCTGGACGACCCGGACAAGCAGTGGAAATTCAATCCGGAAGACATCAAGCAACGCGAAAAATGGGACGACTATCAGCGCGCGTACGAAAAGGCGATCCGCGAGACGGATGCACCGCACGCGCCATGGTATGTGGTGCCGGCCAACTCCAAGACCCATCGCAACCTGGTGATCGCCAGCCTGCTGCTGGAGACGCTGGAAGGCATGGACCTGAGCTATCCGCCGCCGCATCCGGATCTGTCGTCTTTCACCGTGGAGTAA
- a CDS encoding NAD(P)/FAD-dependent oxidoreductase produces the protein MQRRSFLVWAGASGLAVTGSGLAFQRWQEITPTVHYVGRDEGHFLRDRRAIPPPSQVIHTDVVILGSGVSGLTAAWKLKKLGKTDVLMIDGPQPYGNAAGGAFGEYEYPTGAHYLPLPSPESTHVREILADLGIIQKDAFAEKPYYDERFILHAPEERLLFNGHWQDGFIPTDGVPKWELDEHKRFFDEVHRLRQLHGADGRRVFVFPTVMSSEDPEWQALDRISLKQWMEQNGYKSPTLHWYLNYCCRDDYGTRYDKVSAWAGLHYYCSRWGQAANAGNGAWLTWPGGLQPLVSGIERAAEVKRMAGTAISLKKTADGVEALCFKLENGQATSYLVRARKAICAMPTYVAARVVDNIGEYGFDATKHVPEYAPWMVANFLLKRFPEELQGGPNPQPLSWDNVVYSEPGLGFVVSTHQDIRVQPPEKTVFSSYVALSDRKASTARHWMASATPEELLALASADLKTAYGAQFASCVERVDITLRGHAMAVPWPGFRNNAGMRALREVDGPILFAHADLSGFSVFEEAAWWGYRAAQLAAK, from the coding sequence ATGCAGCGCCGTTCTTTTCTGGTGTGGGCTGGCGCTTCCGGCCTGGCCGTCACCGGCAGCGGGCTGGCGTTCCAGCGCTGGCAGGAGATCACGCCGACCGTGCATTACGTTGGCCGCGATGAGGGCCACTTCCTGCGCGACCGCCGCGCCATTCCGCCGCCGTCGCAAGTTATCCACACCGATGTGGTGATACTCGGCTCGGGCGTGTCCGGCCTGACCGCCGCGTGGAAGCTGAAAAAGCTCGGCAAGACCGATGTGTTGATGATCGACGGGCCACAGCCCTACGGTAACGCGGCCGGCGGCGCGTTCGGCGAATACGAATATCCGACCGGCGCGCACTATCTGCCGCTGCCGTCGCCGGAGTCCACGCACGTGCGCGAAATCCTGGCGGATCTCGGCATCATCCAGAAGGACGCCTTTGCCGAGAAGCCTTACTACGACGAGCGCTTCATCCTGCATGCGCCGGAAGAGCGCCTGCTGTTCAACGGCCACTGGCAGGACGGCTTCATTCCCACCGACGGCGTGCCGAAGTGGGAGCTGGATGAGCACAAGCGCTTCTTCGACGAAGTACACCGGCTGCGCCAACTGCATGGCGCCGATGGCCGCCGCGTGTTCGTGTTCCCGACCGTGATGTCGTCGGAAGATCCCGAGTGGCAGGCGCTGGATCGCATCTCGCTCAAGCAGTGGATGGAGCAGAACGGCTACAAGTCGCCTACGCTGCACTGGTATCTGAACTACTGCTGCCGCGATGACTATGGCACGCGCTACGACAAGGTGTCGGCGTGGGCCGGCCTGCATTACTACTGCAGCCGCTGGGGCCAGGCCGCCAATGCCGGCAACGGCGCCTGGCTGACATGGCCGGGCGGCTTGCAGCCGCTGGTATCCGGCATCGAGCGCGCAGCGGAGGTCAAGCGCATGGCGGGGACGGCGATATCGCTGAAGAAAACCGCCGATGGCGTCGAGGCCCTGTGCTTCAAGCTGGAAAACGGCCAGGCCACCAGTTACCTGGTGCGCGCGCGCAAAGCCATCTGCGCGATGCCGACCTATGTGGCGGCGCGGGTTGTGGATAACATCGGAGAATACGGTTTCGACGCAACTAAGCATGTACCGGAATACGCGCCGTGGATGGTGGCGAACTTCCTGCTCAAGCGCTTTCCCGAGGAACTCCAAGGCGGGCCAAACCCGCAGCCGCTGTCCTGGGATAACGTGGTGTACAGCGAGCCGGGACTGGGCTTCGTGGTGTCCACCCACCAGGATATCCGCGTGCAGCCGCCGGAAAAAACCGTGTTCAGTTCCTATGTCGCGCTGTCCGACCGCAAGGCCAGCACGGCGCGCCACTGGATGGCGTCGGCCACGCCGGAAGAGCTGCTGGCGCTGGCCAGCGCCGATCTCAAAACCGCCTACGGCGCGCAATTCGCCTCCTGTGTGGAGCGGGTCGACATCACCCTGAGGGGGCATGCGATGGCTGTTCCTTGGCCCGGTTTCCGCAACAACGCTGGCATGCGAGCATTGCGTGAAGTAGATGGTCCGATTTTGTTTGCCCATGCCGACCTGTCAGGCTTTTCCGTTTTCGAGGAAGCCGCCTGGTGGGGATATCGCGCGGCACAGCTCGCCGCTAAATGA
- a CDS encoding extracellular catalytic domain type 2 short-chain-length polyhydroxyalkanoate depolymerase yields the protein MRILLWCLLWLVSIAQAQVMSLPALNAGQVSVSGLSSGAFMAVQFEVAFSRTVIGAGVIAGGPYFCAQGSVYAATTTCTCTNEFFSCRVRPGGTRVQDLITLTDWFAASQSIDPTSALASHRVWMLSGTLDSVVPQAVMNDLLTYYRHYIDANRITYQRNLVAEHAMPTDSYGNTCATLGSPYINNCNDDAAGALLSWIYGPLAARNTGTLSGRFIAFDQSEFIALPTWHGMADTGYLYVPASCESGGCRLHVAFHGCQQNQDSIGTLFIRHAGYNAWADTNRMLVLYPQTVATFANPNSCWDWWAYDDTRYAQKNGRQMAAVKRMVDRLAGSTIALICRRGRCT from the coding sequence ATGCGGATCTTGTTGTGGTGCTTGCTATGGCTGGTCAGTATCGCCCAGGCGCAGGTGATGTCGCTGCCGGCGTTGAATGCCGGCCAGGTCAGCGTCTCCGGCCTGTCGTCGGGCGCGTTTATGGCGGTGCAGTTCGAAGTAGCCTTTTCGCGCACCGTGATCGGCGCCGGGGTGATTGCCGGCGGCCCCTATTTCTGCGCGCAGGGCAGCGTCTACGCCGCCACCACCACCTGTACCTGCACCAACGAATTCTTCTCCTGCCGCGTGCGTCCCGGCGGCACCCGCGTGCAAGACCTGATCACCCTCACCGACTGGTTCGCCGCCTCGCAAAGCATCGATCCCACCAGCGCGCTGGCCAGCCACCGCGTCTGGATGCTATCCGGCACCCTCGATTCGGTGGTGCCCCAGGCGGTGATGAACGACCTGCTGACCTACTACCGCCACTACATCGACGCCAACCGCATCACCTACCAGCGCAACCTGGTGGCCGAACACGCGATGCCCACTGACAGCTACGGCAACACCTGCGCCACGCTCGGTTCGCCCTACATCAACAACTGCAACGATGACGCCGCCGGTGCCCTGCTGAGCTGGATCTACGGCCCGCTGGCCGCGCGCAATACGGGCACGCTGAGCGGCCGCTTCATCGCCTTCGACCAGTCGGAATTCATCGCTCTGCCCACCTGGCACGGCATGGCCGACACCGGCTACCTGTACGTGCCGGCATCGTGCGAAAGCGGCGGCTGCCGGTTGCATGTGGCGTTCCACGGCTGCCAGCAAAACCAGGACAGCATCGGCACGCTGTTCATCCGTCACGCCGGCTACAACGCCTGGGCCGACACCAACCGCATGCTGGTCCTGTATCCGCAAACCGTCGCCACCTTCGCCAATCCGAACAGCTGCTGGGACTGGTGGGCGTATGACGACACGCGCTACGCGCAAAAAAATGGCCGCCAGATGGCGGCCGTCAAACGCATGGTGGACCGGCTGGCCGGCAGCACCATCGCGCTTATATGCCGCCGAGGCAGATGTACTTGA
- a CDS encoding NAD-dependent succinate-semialdehyde dehydrogenase, which produces MLQLKDPSLLRQQGYINGEWTDADGGATLAVTNPATGEQIGTVPVMGAAETKRAIDAANAAWPAWRKKPAVERARILRKWNDLILENTDDLALLMTAEQGKPLSESRGEVAYGASFIEWFGEQAKRVAGETLPSPWQDRRILVTKEPIGVCAAITPWNFPIAMITRKAGPALAAGCPMVLKPAESTPYSALALAVLAERAGVPAGVFSVLTGKSKDIGGEMTANPLVRKLTFTGSTQVGRLLMEQSAPTIKKLSLELGGNAPFIVFDDADLDAAVEGAIASKYRNAGQTCVCANRIYVQDGVYEAFAQKLVAAVEKLKVGNGVDEGVTQGPLIDEKAVQKVEQHVADALAKGGRLLLGGKRHELGHSFFQPTVIADVTADMLVAKEETFGPMAPLFRFHTDDEAIALANDTKFGLASYFYSRDVGRIWRVAEGLESGMVGINTGLISTEAAPFGGVKQSGLGREGSHLGIEDYLVVKYICLGGI; this is translated from the coding sequence ATGCTGCAATTGAAAGATCCCAGTCTGCTGCGCCAGCAGGGCTACATTAACGGCGAATGGACTGATGCTGACGGCGGCGCCACGCTGGCCGTCACCAACCCCGCCACCGGCGAACAAATCGGCACCGTGCCGGTGATGGGCGCGGCCGAAACCAAACGCGCCATCGACGCTGCCAACGCCGCCTGGCCGGCGTGGCGCAAAAAGCCCGCCGTCGAACGCGCGCGCATCCTGCGCAAGTGGAATGACCTGATCCTGGAAAACACCGACGACCTGGCGCTGCTGATGACGGCCGAGCAGGGCAAGCCGCTGTCCGAGTCGCGCGGCGAGGTGGCGTATGGGGCGTCGTTCATCGAGTGGTTTGGCGAGCAGGCCAAGCGCGTGGCCGGTGAGACGCTGCCGTCGCCGTGGCAGGACCGCCGCATCCTGGTCACCAAGGAGCCGATCGGCGTGTGCGCCGCCATCACGCCGTGGAATTTTCCGATTGCGATGATCACCCGCAAGGCCGGGCCAGCGTTGGCCGCCGGCTGCCCGATGGTGCTCAAGCCGGCCGAGTCGACGCCGTACAGCGCGCTGGCGCTGGCGGTATTGGCGGAACGGGCGGGCGTGCCGGCCGGCGTGTTCAGCGTGTTGACCGGTAAATCCAAGGACATCGGCGGCGAGATGACCGCCAATCCGCTGGTGCGCAAGCTGACCTTTACCGGTTCCACGCAGGTGGGCCGACTGCTGATGGAGCAGAGCGCGCCGACCATCAAGAAACTGTCGCTGGAGTTGGGCGGCAACGCGCCGTTCATCGTGTTCGACGACGCCGACCTGGACGCGGCGGTGGAAGGCGCCATCGCCTCCAAGTACCGCAATGCCGGCCAGACCTGCGTGTGCGCCAACCGCATCTACGTGCAGGACGGCGTGTACGAAGCGTTTGCGCAAAAGCTGGTGGCGGCGGTGGAAAAGCTCAAGGTCGGCAACGGCGTCGACGAGGGCGTGACGCAAGGTCCGCTGATCGATGAGAAGGCGGTGCAAAAGGTCGAACAGCATGTGGCCGATGCGCTGGCCAAAGGTGGCCGCCTGCTGTTGGGCGGCAAGCGTCACGAGCTGGGACACAGCTTCTTCCAGCCGACCGTGATTGCTGACGTGACTGCCGACATGCTGGTGGCCAAGGAAGAGACCTTCGGTCCGATGGCGCCGCTGTTCCGCTTCCACACCGATGACGAAGCCATCGCCTTGGCCAACGATACCAAGTTTGGCCTGGCCAGCTATTTCTATTCGCGCGACGTCGGCCGCATCTGGCGCGTGGCGGAGGGACTGGAGAGCGGCATGGTGGGCATCAACACCGGCCTGATTTCCACCGAGGCGGCGCCGTTTGGTGGCGTCAAGCAATCTGGCCTGGGGCGCGAAGGTTCGCACCTCGGCATCGAGGACTACCTGGTGGTCAAGTACATCTGCCTCGGCGGCATATAA